In Tenacibaculum pacificus, a single window of DNA contains:
- a CDS encoding cold-shock protein — protein MKEGTIKFFNESKGFGFVTESGSNTEYFVHVSGLIDEVREGDTVEFDLKEGRKGLNAVDVRVL, from the coding sequence ATGAAAGAAGGAACAATTAAGTTCTTTAACGAATCTAAAGGTTTTGGATTTGTTACAGAGTCAGGGTCAAACACAGAATATTTTGTACACGTATCAGGTTTAATCGATGAGGTTAGAGAAGGTGATACTGTAGAATTTGACCTTAAAGAAGGAAGAAAAGGATTAAATGCTGTTGATGTTAGAGTTTTATAA
- the dnaE gene encoding DNA polymerase III subunit alpha yields MYLIFDTETTGLPKNWKAPFTDTDNWPRATQIAWQLRDELGNLIEHNDFLIKPEGFNIPYDAEQIRGISTELAQEQGIELPEGLALFNEALRKTKFVVGQNVGFDLNIMGCEFHRLGVDTILNDLPILDTCTEQTAKMCQIPGGRGGKFKLPTLTELHKHLFGIGFGDAHNATADVEATTRCFLELVRLRQFTKEQLDVSDDFFDNFNNTNPAPIRVIGLNHLNLKKESEKIRTRIEKSKGVTKTISTNEGLAKLENVSFAHLHNHTQYSVLQSTIQIGNIVKAAAKDNVSAVAMTDTGNMMAAFHFVQAVLNHNKSVETANIEAIEKGETPTQKPLKPIVGCEFNICNDHTNKSQKDNGYQVVLLAKNKKGYHNLAKMSSIAFVDGFYYIPRIDRKVVEQYKEDIIVLTGSIYGEVPSKILNVGEAQAEEALLWWKAQFGDDLYIELMRHNQDDERVVNETLLKFSKKHNIKTVASNNTFYLDKKDANAHDILLCVKDGEKQATPKGRGRGYRYGLPNDEYYFKSSEEMKKLFADLPEAIINIQKIVDKVTPYTLARDVLLPAFDIPDEFKDEKDNEDKGKRGENNFLRHLTYVGAKKRYGEITESIRERLDFELEVIEKTGYPGYFLIVEDFIREARNMDVAVGPGRGSAAGSVVAYCLWITNIDPIKYDLLFERFLNPERVSMPDIDIDFDDEGRGRVMDYVIDKYGANQVAQIITYGTMAAKSSIRDTARVLDLPLFEADRIAKLIPGMKLKKIFSLDDKQLSEKLRTEEIELVNELKRLSNGSDLMAETINKARILEGSVRNTGIHACGVIITPDDITKFVPVALAKDSGMYVTQFDNSVVEDAGLLKMDFLGLKTLTLIKDTVKIVKARHDVLLDPETFPLDDVKTYELFQRGETVGIFQYESPGMQKHMRSLKPTVFEDLIAVNALYRPGPMEYIPSFIRRKHGDEEIEYDLPAMEEYLSETYGITVYQEQVMLLSQKLADFTKGEADVLRKAMGKKQIAVLDKMKPKFVKQSIANGRDAKKLEKIWTDWEAFASYAFNKSHSTCYAWIAYQTAYLKAHYPAEYMAAVLSNNMNDIKSVSFFMEECKRAGITVLGPDVNESFSKFSVNKEGAIRFGMAAIKGVGGLAVKAIINEREKNGVFNSVFDVAKRVDLRVANKKAFEGLILAGGFDSFGSAHRAQYFVEDEKNQKFIEKVLRFGNKHQENLNSAQVSLFGGASEEEMPEPIIPICETWGTMELLGKEKEVVGIYISAHPLDDFNNEMKFCNAKLSYYNDLPKYEGMALTFGGIVTDVQHRISKAGKGWATFFIEDYTENYEFRIFGEEYLKFKHFLVPNSFLFVKTMVKPGWTSREGVKGEPRISFTDFSILHDIMDKMCKKVTIKMHLKEVSENRIKDLQHLFTMNKGSQNLHFTIWDEEEKIKLDLPSRNTKVKITNAFLKTLDDQHINYKLN; encoded by the coding sequence ATGTATTTAATTTTTGATACTGAAACTACCGGATTACCAAAAAATTGGAAAGCACCTTTTACAGATACTGATAATTGGCCAAGAGCAACCCAAATTGCTTGGCAATTACGTGATGAATTAGGTAATTTAATTGAACATAATGATTTTCTTATAAAACCAGAAGGATTTAATATTCCTTATGATGCTGAGCAAATCCGTGGTATTTCTACTGAATTAGCTCAAGAACAAGGAATTGAACTTCCTGAAGGTTTGGCTTTGTTTAACGAAGCTTTAAGAAAAACAAAATTTGTTGTAGGTCAGAATGTTGGTTTTGATTTAAACATTATGGGTTGTGAGTTTCATCGTTTAGGGGTAGATACCATTTTAAACGACCTCCCTATTTTAGATACTTGTACCGAGCAAACCGCTAAAATGTGTCAAATTCCTGGTGGTCGTGGAGGTAAATTTAAATTGCCTACGCTAACAGAATTACACAAACATTTATTTGGTATTGGTTTTGGTGATGCTCACAACGCAACTGCCGATGTAGAAGCAACAACCCGTTGTTTTTTAGAATTAGTTCGTTTGCGTCAATTTACCAAAGAACAATTAGATGTTTCTGATGATTTCTTTGATAATTTCAACAACACAAACCCTGCTCCTATTCGAGTAATAGGATTAAATCACTTAAACTTAAAGAAAGAAAGTGAAAAAATTCGTACGAGAATTGAAAAATCAAAAGGTGTTACAAAAACCATCAGTACTAATGAAGGTTTAGCTAAATTAGAAAATGTAAGTTTTGCTCATCTTCATAATCATACACAATATTCTGTTTTACAATCAACTATTCAAATAGGAAATATTGTAAAAGCTGCTGCAAAAGACAACGTGTCGGCAGTCGCAATGACCGATACTGGTAATATGATGGCGGCTTTTCATTTTGTACAAGCGGTTTTAAATCATAATAAATCCGTAGAAACAGCAAATATTGAAGCCATTGAAAAAGGAGAAACACCAACTCAAAAACCATTAAAACCTATTGTAGGTTGTGAATTTAATATTTGTAATGATCACACTAATAAAAGTCAAAAAGATAATGGTTATCAAGTTGTTTTATTAGCAAAAAATAAAAAAGGATATCACAATTTAGCAAAAATGTCTTCTATCGCTTTTGTTGATGGATTTTATTATATCCCAAGAATCGACAGAAAAGTAGTTGAACAATATAAAGAAGATATCATTGTACTTACAGGTAGTATTTATGGTGAAGTTCCTAGTAAAATATTAAATGTTGGTGAAGCACAAGCCGAAGAAGCATTACTTTGGTGGAAAGCACAATTTGGTGATGATTTATACATCGAATTAATGCGTCATAATCAAGATGATGAAAGAGTTGTAAATGAAACACTTTTAAAATTTTCGAAAAAACACAACATAAAAACTGTTGCCTCTAACAATACTTTTTATTTAGATAAAAAAGATGCTAATGCTCATGATATTTTATTGTGTGTAAAAGATGGCGAAAAACAAGCAACTCCAAAAGGACGAGGACGAGGTTATCGTTACGGTTTACCCAACGATGAATATTACTTCAAATCATCCGAAGAAATGAAAAAATTGTTTGCTGACCTTCCAGAAGCAATTATAAATATTCAAAAAATTGTTGATAAAGTAACCCCTTACACCCTAGCTCGTGATGTTTTATTACCTGCTTTTGATATTCCTGATGAATTTAAAGATGAAAAAGATAATGAAGACAAAGGAAAACGTGGTGAAAATAATTTTTTACGGCATTTAACTTATGTTGGTGCAAAAAAACGATACGGAGAAATTACAGAAAGTATTCGTGAACGTTTAGATTTTGAGCTTGAAGTAATTGAAAAAACAGGATATCCTGGGTACTTTTTAATTGTTGAAGATTTTATTCGAGAAGCAAGAAATATGGATGTTGCGGTTGGTCCTGGTCGTGGTTCTGCGGCAGGTTCGGTGGTTGCATATTGCTTGTGGATTACCAATATTGATCCAATTAAATACGATTTACTTTTTGAGCGTTTCTTAAATCCTGAACGTGTATCAATGCCCGATATTGATATTGATTTTGATGATGAAGGACGTGGGCGTGTAATGGATTATGTAATTGATAAATATGGGGCAAATCAGGTAGCACAAATTATTACATACGGAACAATGGCAGCAAAATCTTCTATTAGAGATACCGCTCGTGTTTTAGATTTACCGCTTTTTGAAGCAGATAGAATTGCCAAGTTAATTCCGGGAATGAAGCTGAAGAAAATATTTTCTTTGGATGATAAACAACTAAGCGAAAAACTTAGAACCGAAGAAATTGAATTGGTTAACGAACTTAAAAGACTTTCTAACGGATCTGATTTAATGGCAGAAACTATTAATAAAGCTCGAATTTTAGAAGGTTCTGTTCGTAATACAGGGATTCATGCCTGTGGTGTTATTATTACGCCTGATGATATTACAAAATTCGTACCTGTTGCCTTGGCAAAAGATTCTGGCATGTATGTAACTCAGTTTGATAACTCGGTTGTAGAAGATGCTGGTTTATTAAAAATGGATTTCTTGGGATTAAAAACACTAACTTTAATTAAGGATACCGTTAAAATTGTAAAAGCACGTCACGATGTACTTTTAGATCCTGAAACTTTTCCGTTGGATGATGTGAAAACCTACGAACTTTTCCAAAGAGGAGAAACTGTTGGTATTTTTCAATATGAATCTCCAGGAATGCAAAAACATATGCGCTCATTAAAGCCTACTGTTTTTGAAGATTTAATTGCCGTGAATGCATTATATCGTCCTGGACCGATGGAATATATTCCTTCTTTTATCCGAAGAAAACACGGTGATGAAGAGATTGAATACGATTTACCTGCAATGGAAGAATATTTATCTGAAACCTACGGAATTACGGTTTATCAAGAGCAGGTAATGTTATTGTCGCAAAAATTAGCCGATTTTACAAAAGGTGAAGCCGATGTTTTACGTAAGGCAATGGGTAAAAAACAAATTGCCGTTTTAGATAAAATGAAACCCAAATTTGTAAAACAATCAATTGCAAACGGGCGTGATGCTAAAAAATTAGAGAAAATTTGGACGGATTGGGAAGCCTTCGCATCATATGCCTTTAACAAATCTCACTCTACCTGTTATGCTTGGATTGCCTATCAAACAGCCTATTTAAAAGCGCATTATCCCGCCGAATATATGGCGGCGGTGCTGTCAAATAATATGAATGATATTAAATCGGTTTCATTTTTTATGGAAGAATGTAAACGTGCTGGAATTACTGTTTTAGGTCCTGACGTAAATGAATCATTTTCTAAATTTTCGGTAAATAAAGAAGGTGCAATTCGTTTCGGAATGGCAGCGATTAAAGGTGTTGGAGGACTTGCCGTAAAAGCAATTATTAACGAACGAGAAAAAAATGGTGTTTTTAATTCTGTTTTTGATGTAGCTAAACGTGTTGATTTAAGAGTTGCAAATAAAAAAGCTTTTGAAGGTTTAATTTTGGCGGGTGGTTTTGATTCTTTTGGAAGCGCACATAGAGCGCAATATTTTGTTGAAGATGAAAAAAATCAAAAATTTATAGAAAAAGTATTACGATTTGGAAATAAACATCAAGAAAATTTAAACTCGGCACAAGTTTCTTTATTTGGCGGCGCATCCGAAGAAGAAATGCCTGAACCGATTATTCCTATTTGTGAAACTTGGGGTACTATGGAATTACTTGGAAAAGAAAAAGAAGTTGTTGGTATTTATATTTCTGCGCATCCACTAGATGATTTTAATAATGAAATGAAGTTCTGTAACGCCAAGCTTTCTTACTACAATGATTTACCTAAATATGAAGGAATGGCATTAACTTTTGGAGGAATTGTTACTGATGTACAACATCGAATTTCGAAAGCAGGAAAAGGTTGGGCAACATTTTTTATTGAAGATTATACTGAAAATTATGAATTCAGAATTTTTGGAGAAGAGTATTTAAAATTCAAACACTTTTTAGTTCCTAATTCATTTTTATTTGTAAAAACTATGGTTAAACCTGGTTGGACAAGTAGAGAAGGTGTAAAAGGAGAACCAAGAATTAGCTTTACTGATTTTTCGATTTTACACGACATTATGGATAAAATGTGTAAAAAAGTAACTATAAAAATGCATCTAAAAGAAGTAAGTGAAAATCGAATAAAAGATTTACAGCATTTATTTACGATGAATAAAGGTTCTCAAAATTTACATTTTACCATTTGGGATGAAGAAGAAAAAATAAAATTAGATTTACCTAGTAGAAATACTAAAGTTAAAATAACTAATGCCTTTTTAAAAACTTTAGACGATCAACATATTAATTATAAATTGAATTAA
- a CDS encoding nucleoid-associated protein, with protein MIKRTRAEISKCIIHKVANKYNSGQNAFSESLVRFDEESYELLMPFLLKNFGTVTQSYRFKHHADVRLNEINKYTSDIFDNNETFIEHSKNIVNHLYEQSNSANIKTGDVLVVYFENIEYKDILTDAVGVFKIESKVDFLQTYLDDDSFDVVVQKGISTKKLDKGCLIVNSTDAEGTVILSVDNNNYDAQYWIKNFLNAKFADDRNLHTQNYLEMCKDFSEEIIKPEFGKQEQSNFLASTVDYFKENEDVDYHKFKEEVFEDDKHQGMFEDYKKHFEKLNDVLIRNNFEVSDVVLKKEKSKFKTEIKLDTNIQIKIDIDAPDASSDYLEQGYDEDKKMKYYKVFYNTEK; from the coding sequence ATGATTAAAAGAACACGTGCAGAAATTAGCAAATGTATTATTCATAAAGTTGCTAATAAGTATAATAGCGGTCAAAATGCTTTTTCAGAAAGTTTAGTTCGTTTTGATGAAGAAAGTTACGAATTACTGATGCCTTTTTTATTAAAAAACTTTGGAACAGTTACACAAAGTTATCGTTTTAAGCATCATGCTGATGTTCGTTTAAACGAAATTAACAAATATACTTCTGATATTTTTGACAATAATGAAACATTTATTGAGCATTCAAAAAATATTGTAAATCATTTATATGAGCAATCAAATTCTGCAAATATAAAAACTGGTGATGTACTTGTTGTTTATTTTGAAAACATCGAATATAAAGATATTCTTACAGATGCTGTTGGTGTTTTTAAAATTGAAAGTAAAGTAGATTTTTTACAAACTTATTTAGATGATGATAGTTTTGATGTAGTAGTTCAAAAAGGAATTTCAACTAAAAAATTAGACAAAGGATGTTTAATTGTAAATTCTACCGATGCAGAAGGAACTGTAATTTTATCTGTTGATAATAATAATTATGATGCCCAATATTGGATTAAAAATTTCTTAAACGCAAAATTTGCAGATGATAGAAACTTACATACTCAAAATTATTTAGAGATGTGTAAAGATTTTTCTGAAGAAATCATCAAACCTGAATTTGGTAAACAAGAACAAAGTAATTTCTTAGCCAGCACCGTTGATTATTTCAAAGAAAATGAAGATGTAGACTATCACAAATTTAAAGAAGAAGTTTTTGAAGATGATAAACATCAAGGAATGTTTGAAGACTACAAAAAACATTTTGAAAAGTTAAATGATGTTTTAATTCGTAATAACTTTGAAGTTTCTGATGTTGTTTTAAAGAAAGAAAAAAGCAAATTTAAAACTGAAATTAAATTAGATACCAATATTCAAATTAAAATTGATATTGATGCTCCTGATGCTTCTTCAGATTACTTAGAACAAGGTTATGACGAAGATAAAAAAATGAAATACTACAAAGTTTTTTACAATACTGAAAAATAA
- a CDS encoding putative porin, producing the protein MKRFFVVFFCLLCTQLFYAQIRQFEGGRNGLNKGGLNRNLDSISDNEISVKLSGKTKYTDYKIISFKNDTTIIDTTLTLKKHYKFNALRKDNFELLEFHNQGQTFNNLAYNFTDISQFPDIGFRAKQFNYFEIEDVDYYHVPTPTTEAMYRTGLQQGQVLDTLFTTNFSKRFNVGIAYKGLRSLGAYRRSLASSGNFRLSFSYESPKGQYEIRGQAVNQDFLNQENGGLTGDSLIAFLNNDSNFSANRGRLDINLNDTENNLEAKRLHFEHTFKLLSVKDSLHQKDFSNLKIGHSFTRDSKYYNFKQASVTPLVFGEAPIIGSVNDRTNFLLYNNNVFLDFNSKYVLGTFRVHSGYTTYNYGYENLQNNVVGITKNKLKGKAVSFGANWKGKIKNFYIDASSNVTPGNGRFSGSNLKAIASYKKDSIVTIKGHLEISNKLPNFNFLLHQSTYNKYNWETNFASVGTRNLGGTIESKWINASVDVTNINNYTYFDANSLPKQFSGNVNYLKAKISKEFSLGKFALDNTLMYQKVANGNTVFRVPDFVTRNTIYYSDNWFKGNPLFVQIGATFKNFSKYKANAYNPLLAEFTLQNDTEIGYPTVDLFFNGRVRRTRIYFKADNVSSFVLKKNYLSTPNNPYRDFTIRFGVVWNWFI; encoded by the coding sequence ATGAAGAGATTTTTTGTAGTGTTTTTTTGTTTATTATGTACTCAATTGTTTTATGCTCAAATAAGACAGTTTGAAGGTGGGAGAAATGGATTAAATAAAGGAGGTTTAAATAGAAATTTAGACTCTATATCTGATAATGAAATTAGTGTAAAGCTTAGCGGAAAAACAAAGTATACCGACTATAAAATTATATCATTTAAAAATGATACCACAATTATTGATACTACACTAACTCTAAAAAAACATTATAAATTTAATGCTTTAAGAAAAGATAATTTTGAATTATTAGAATTTCATAATCAAGGACAAACGTTTAATAATTTAGCTTATAATTTTACAGATATTTCTCAATTTCCTGATATTGGTTTTCGTGCCAAACAATTTAATTATTTTGAAATTGAAGATGTTGATTACTATCACGTACCAACACCCACAACTGAAGCGATGTACAGAACAGGTTTACAACAAGGACAAGTTTTAGACACGTTATTTACTACTAATTTTTCAAAACGATTTAATGTAGGAATAGCTTATAAAGGACTTCGTTCATTAGGTGCTTACAGGCGTTCATTGGCTAGTAGTGGTAATTTTAGGCTTAGTTTTAGTTACGAAAGCCCAAAGGGACAATATGAAATAAGAGGACAGGCTGTTAATCAAGATTTTTTAAATCAAGAAAATGGCGGTTTAACAGGTGATTCTTTAATAGCTTTTTTAAATAATGATTCTAATTTTAGCGCTAATAGAGGGAGGTTAGATATTAATTTAAATGATACAGAAAATAATTTAGAAGCAAAACGATTGCATTTTGAACATACTTTTAAATTACTATCAGTAAAAGATAGTTTACATCAAAAAGATTTTTCTAATTTAAAAATTGGACACTCGTTTACAAGAGATTCTAAATATTATAACTTTAAACAAGCATCTGTTACTCCTTTGGTTTTTGGTGAAGCTCCTATAATAGGAAGTGTAAATGATAGAACAAATTTTTTATTATATAATAATAATGTGTTTTTAGATTTTAATTCTAAATATGTACTAGGAACTTTTAGAGTACATTCTGGTTATACAACCTATAATTATGGTTATGAAAATTTACAAAATAACGTTGTTGGAATTACTAAAAATAAATTAAAAGGAAAAGCAGTTTCTTTTGGTGCTAATTGGAAAGGAAAAATAAAAAACTTTTATATAGATGCTTCTAGTAACGTAACACCAGGTAATGGAAGATTTTCAGGAAGTAATTTAAAGGCGATAGCTTCTTATAAAAAAGATAGTATAGTAACTATAAAAGGACACTTAGAAATTAGTAATAAACTACCAAATTTTAATTTTTTATTACATCAAAGTACTTACAATAAGTATAATTGGGAAACTAATTTTGCATCTGTAGGAACAAGAAATTTAGGAGGAACAATTGAATCTAAATGGATAAATGCATCAGTAGATGTTACAAATATTAATAACTATACTTATTTTGATGCTAATAGTTTACCAAAACAATTTTCAGGAAATGTAAATTATTTAAAAGCTAAAATATCAAAAGAATTTAGCCTTGGTAAATTTGCTTTAGATAATACATTAATGTATCAAAAAGTAGCAAACGGAAATACAGTATTTAGAGTACCTGATTTTGTAACTAGAAATACTATTTATTATTCTGATAATTGGTTTAAAGGAAATCCGTTATTTGTACAAATAGGGGCTACGTTTAAAAATTTTTCTAAATATAAAGCGAATGCTTATAATCCATTATTGGCGGAATTTACTTTACAAAATGATACTGAAATAGGCTATCCAACAGTTGATTTATTTTTTAATGGAAGAGTACGTAGAACACGTATTTATTTTAAAGCAGATAATGTGAGCTCTTTTGTTTTAAAGAAGAATTATTTATCAACTCCTAATAATCCTTATAGAGATTTTACAATTCGTTTTGGAGTTGTTTGGAACTGGTTTATCTAA
- the nhaC gene encoding Na+/H+ antiporter NhaC, with translation MQDDKNLSEIKIKDQKIIDNKELSIWEALIPVFALVIMLAYNVFIYGDDALSGSNQFILLLGGGVAAIVGFKNKVSYERMMEEVAENIKSTVGAILILLMVGSLAGTWLISGIIPSMIYYGLQVLNPTIFLVACLIISAVISIATGSSWTTSATVGIALIGIGEALGISLGMTAGAVLSGAYFGDKMSPMSDTTNLAPAMAGTDLFTHIRYMAYTTIPTFVVSIVFFIILGFTQTATGEADTQGMLIDINKAFNITPWLFLVPVFVIILIIKKTPPLIALLGGTLLGGVFALIFQPEVVAQIAGVKVLDFNAAYKGIMQAITVETSVATDNEVLKDLFTAGGMKKMLGTVWLILLAMVFGGIMDAIGALARISSFMLGLFDSVFGLFASTVATCIGLNFTASDQYLAIVVPGKMYAKAYRDKGLAPENLSRTLEDSGTVTSVLIPWNTCGAYHSGVLGVPVVDYAFFAMFNWLSPFMTLLFAAFRIKIREISKK, from the coding sequence ATGCAAGACGATAAAAACCTATCTGAAATTAAAATAAAAGACCAAAAAATTATTGATAATAAAGAATTAAGTATCTGGGAAGCCTTAATACCTGTATTTGCTTTAGTAATTATGTTAGCTTATAATGTTTTTATATATGGTGATGATGCTTTAAGTGGAAGTAATCAATTTATACTATTATTAGGAGGAGGTGTTGCAGCTATCGTAGGTTTTAAAAACAAAGTATCTTACGAAAGAATGATGGAAGAGGTTGCTGAAAATATAAAATCAACAGTAGGTGCTATTTTAATATTACTAATGGTTGGTTCTTTAGCGGGTACTTGGTTGATTAGTGGTATTATTCCATCCATGATTTATTATGGTTTACAGGTTTTAAATCCCACAATATTTTTAGTTGCTTGCTTAATTATAAGTGCTGTAATTTCTATTGCCACAGGAAGTTCTTGGACTACTTCTGCTACAGTAGGTATTGCATTAATTGGAATTGGTGAGGCTTTAGGTATTTCATTAGGAATGACTGCTGGAGCCGTTTTATCAGGAGCTTATTTTGGAGATAAAATGTCTCCAATGTCTGATACTACAAATTTAGCACCTGCAATGGCAGGAACAGATTTATTTACACATATACGCTATATGGCATATACCACAATACCTACCTTTGTAGTAAGTATAGTATTTTTTATCATTTTAGGTTTTACTCAAACAGCCACAGGAGAAGCTGATACTCAAGGTATGTTAATAGATATTAATAAAGCTTTTAATATTACTCCTTGGTTATTTTTAGTACCTGTATTTGTAATCATATTAATTATAAAAAAGACGCCACCCTTAATTGCTTTATTAGGAGGAACACTTTTAGGAGGTGTATTCGCTTTAATTTTTCAACCAGAAGTGGTGGCACAAATAGCTGGTGTAAAAGTATTAGATTTTAATGCTGCTTACAAAGGAATAATGCAAGCAATAACAGTTGAAACATCTGTTGCCACAGATAATGAAGTTTTAAAAGATTTATTTACTGCAGGAGGTATGAAAAAAATGTTAGGAACTGTTTGGTTAATTTTATTAGCAATGGTTTTTGGTGGAATTATGGATGCAATTGGAGCATTAGCAAGAATAAGTAGTTTTATGTTAGGTTTATTTGATTCAGTTTTTGGATTATTTGCAAGTACTGTAGCAACTTGTATTGGTTTAAACTTTACAGCATCTGATCAATACTTAGCAATTGTAGTTCCGGGTAAAATGTATGCAAAAGCATATAGAGACAAAGGATTAGCTCCTGAAAATTTAAGTAGAACTTTAGAAGATTCAGGAACGGTAACCTCTGTTTTAATTCCATGGAATACCTGTGGAGCTTATCATTCTGGAGTACTAGGAGTACCTGTTGTTGATTATGCTTTTTTTGCTATGTTTAACTGGCTAAGCCCGTTTATGACATTGCTTTTTGCTGCTTTTAGAATTAAAATTAGAGAAATATCAAAAAAATAA
- a CDS encoding 30S ribosomal protein S16 produces the protein MPVKIRLQRHGKKGKPFYWVVAADSRAKRDGRFLEKIGTYNPNTNPATTDLNVDVAVSRLEKGAQPTDTARTILSDKGVLLKKHLAGGVKKGALTQEQADAKFAAWLEEKTGLVATKVDGLAKAEADAKAKALEAEKAVNAARIAANTPVADSEEVVAENGADSEE, from the coding sequence ATGCCTGTAAAAATTAGATTACAAAGACACGGAAAGAAAGGAAAACCTTTTTACTGGGTAGTAGCTGCTGATTCAAGAGCTAAAAGAGATGGACGTTTCTTAGAAAAAATTGGAACTTATAACCCTAACACTAACCCTGCAACTACTGACTTAAACGTTGATGTAGCTGTATCACGGTTAGAAAAAGGAGCACAGCCAACTGACACTGCTAGAACTATTTTATCTGATAAAGGAGTTTTATTAAAAAAGCATTTAGCTGGTGGAGTTAAAAAAGGAGCTTTAACACAAGAACAAGCAGATGCTAAATTTGCAGCTTGGTTAGAAGAAAAAACTGGTTTAGTTGCTACTAAAGTTGATGGTTTAGCTAAAGCTGAAGCAGATGCTAAAGCAAAAGCTTTAGAAGCTGAAAAAGCTGTAAATGCTGCACGTATTGCTGCTAACACACCTGTTGCTGATAGCGAAGAGGTTGTTGCTGAAAATGGAGCAGATAGCGAAGAATAA
- a CDS encoding ribonuclease HII yields MLKLNYSQYKLETGTDEAGRGCLSGPVVAAAVILPENFKHDLLNDSKQLSEKKRQELRPYIEKYALAYGVAFISHQEVDEINVLQASITGMHRAISKLSIQPKFIIVDGNKFNPYKDIPRETIVKGDAKFMSIAAASVLAKTYRDEYMEKIHKEYPQYNWKKNKGYPTKEHRNAIREFGITPYHRKTFKLLPEQLKLKL; encoded by the coding sequence ATGCTAAAATTAAATTATAGTCAATACAAATTAGAAACAGGAACGGATGAAGCTGGTAGAGGTTGCTTAAGTGGTCCTGTGGTAGCTGCTGCCGTTATTTTACCTGAAAATTTTAAACATGATTTGTTGAATGATTCCAAACAACTTTCAGAAAAAAAACGCCAAGAATTGCGCCCATATATTGAAAAATATGCCTTAGCGTATGGTGTTGCTTTTATCAGTCATCAAGAAGTTGATGAAATAAATGTTTTACAAGCCTCTATAACTGGTATGCATCGTGCTATTTCAAAACTTTCTATACAACCCAAATTTATTATTGTTGATGGAAATAAATTCAATCCTTATAAAGATATTCCGCGTGAAACAATTGTAAAAGGTGATGCCAAATTTATGAGTATTGCTGCGGCATCTGTTTTAGCAAAAACATATCGAGATGAATATATGGAGAAAATCCATAAAGAATATCCGCAATACAACTGGAAAAAAAACAAAGGATATCCTACAAAAGAGCATAGAAATGCTATTCGTGAGTTTGGTATAACTCCTTATCATAGAAAGACTTTTAAATTACTTCCCGAACAACTTAAATTAAAGCTTTAG
- the rimM gene encoding ribosome maturation factor RimM (Essential for efficient processing of 16S rRNA) produces the protein MQKEDCFYLGKIVKKHSFKGEVVIKLDTDEPDLYENLESVFVDLGNNLVPFFIEKSSLSRSTMFRVKFEDVDTEADADAIMRAGIYLPLNLLPKLSGNKFYYHEVIGFTIVDKNFGEVGTLAYINDKAAQPLFEIENGDIEIFIPMIDDFIKKVDKVNKVIEVETPKGLIELYFE, from the coding sequence ATGCAAAAAGAAGATTGCTTTTATCTTGGCAAAATCGTTAAAAAACATAGTTTTAAGGGAGAGGTAGTTATTAAGTTAGATACTGACGAACCCGATCTTTACGAAAATTTGGAATCAGTTTTTGTCGATTTAGGCAATAATCTGGTTCCTTTTTTTATTGAAAAATCTTCTTTAAGTAGAAGTACTATGTTTCGCGTAAAATTTGAAGATGTAGATACTGAAGCAGATGCAGATGCCATTATGCGAGCAGGAATTTATTTACCTTTAAATTTATTGCCAAAACTTTCAGGAAATAAGTTTTATTATCACGAAGTTATTGGTTTTACCATTGTTGATAAAAACTTTGGTGAAGTAGGTACTTTAGCATATATAAATGATAAAGCTGCTCAGCCTCTTTTTGAAATTGAAAATGGAGATATAGAGATTTTTATTCCTATGATTGACGATTTTATTAAGAAAGTAGATAAAGTGAATAAAGTTATTGAAGTTGAAACTCCTAAAGGATTAATTGAGTTATATTTTGAATAA